Sequence from the Amphiprion ocellaris isolate individual 3 ecotype Okinawa chromosome 1, ASM2253959v1, whole genome shotgun sequence genome:
ttTATGCTGAGCTCAGGGAGTGCTACGAGCATTACTCACTGCATCATGTCAAGATTTGTCCGACCCCATAAATATGCTGAGCCAGGAGAAAGAGAGATTCCTCTTTTACAATGAGTAGAGTCAAGTGAGCTTTagccccagagcccagagggcACTGCTCTTTGTGTGAAGCTATGTACCAGAGCTCTGCGGCATACTAACCTGACATGGCCTTCAGGCAACTCATGAAGTCAGATCAACAGGCCCATACTGAAACTTTACTAATCTCAGACTTTGGTGGGAGACACTGAACTGTACATTCACTTCAGTGTCTTGAGAGAACTTTGTCCTCATTTTTCTGCACTCATCTTTGGATCAGTTCTCAGTCTTTTGATGCCTGGTCAGACTTTCACATATCAACTTAAAATTCATGGCATGTTATGGCCTTGTGTGAAAAGACCACACAAAGGACCCAACAAAGCTGATGAACGTGGCTGAACATATTTACCATATATAGATGACTTTGACTGGGATTTTTACATATTCTAACCACTGTACACGGATGACCAATGTGCCTTTCCCCACTGCCTGAATAGCATTGCTCTGGATCCTAATAGCTTTAACATCTGTACAAATAGACCCAGCTGCAAATAATCAAAAAAGGGCACAGTCCCGTCATTCCAATAAGTAATATAATGATTATTGAGACTCCACAAGAATTCAAATGGCGTATTTTCTTCTGTATGTCACAGTTAATGATCACAGGACAGCAAAAGTGATGATGATGCATATGTtcatctttctgtttccatttgaATCTTTAGCCCACTAAAGCTTCGAGGAGAATTAAGTTTCAGCTCAGCTTGATTTTCAACAACAGGTCCAAAGTGTCATGGTTCGCAGAGCACTCTAGGAGCTTCTGTGCTGCACTGTCAATTGCTGCAAATGTGTGGATGAGAGCCACAGCAAGGTGAAAAGTAGTTCTGCATTAAAGCAGGATCTGGGAGCAAGACTGTGGCTTGTTTCTCCCCGGTTTCTAATTCAAGGTTCTGAGTGAGGAAAACCTAGCAAATTGAAAGACTAGACTCTTTTCTTCTGGTCTGCTGGCTTGTTACTTTTGGACCCGTTTGCCGAAATGGCCGATGACAGATATACAGCTCTGTTAACCTTGAAATGAGAAAGACTCAATGCATGAGCACAGCACGAACATTTCCTTTTCTACCATATTATTGTGTGAGTTTGTCTCTAACAAATCTCAGCTGCTGATGAAGCCTTCGTCCGGGAACATACAGTGACTCACAAAGACTGTTGACCGAACCACAGTATGAAACTCCTCTCCTACACAGGGTCAGCCAGTAGACACACACTAAGCTTACAAGACATTGGATTGACTGGCGCCGGTGGAGAAGTGGCCTGTACACTGTGTTTATAAGTGATGACTGTTTTGGTTGTCACTGCATGAGTGGAGAAATAGTTTGTTTTCCCGTCTTACTAATTGTCACATCATGACAACAAGCATTTAAACCTCCATTTTTAGTGGCACAAGACTGACATATGAGAAACAATAATTAGCAAGAAACCTCATGTCATATTGCTCATTGTTTGTGGTGAAATGATTATGAAACCCAACTGGTGCTggctgctttatttcagttacaCAAGATGATGGAGCCAGAAGCAGGCGAttgggttttgtttgttgttcttccCATAGATCACAGACAGGAAGTTCAACCAGACTTTAGCAGTGCTTGCAAGATTTTTGAGAGTCAAACACAGCCTTCACATCAAATCTATGATAACAGAATGGCTTGCATATTCAAACAGTCTTGTCAAGACCTGAGATTTCGCTTGGATTTCCTCTTGCTCCCTCCTCATTTGGTTATAATCCGGTGTATGTACACTCACTGAAGTCTTATTAAAACAAATGTAGGCCCTCTTGTTTGAAATGATTACCTGTCTTTGAAGAAGAAGGTCTCTCCTCTGATTTGTGCTACAGCATCAAAGATAACTGGCTCTTTACAGATGTCCATTGGAGTGACAGGACCCTGGGTTGGAGGCAAAGGCTTGTCTGTTGGCACGCCTGTTAAAAGATTTACCACAGTGTTTAATCTTTGAGGGAGTAATTGCACAGTTGAAAAGTCTTTCCTGCCTTTTCAttagaaaaagacatttttgtagGTATTAGGCCTCACATTGCATTTCTTCTTACCATAGAGCTCCTGGATGCCTTTGATGTCATCTTGAGAAAGTCTGAAATCTTTAGTAAAAGTATAAATAGGGGCCATCAGGGCTCCGGGGTCCTGAGAGTGCTCCAAACCAAGAGCATGACCAAACTCATGTGCTGCCACCAGGAACAAACTGTACCctaaaaacaaatcagattAAATAAGTATGAGTTCTCTTTAAATGACTCAACAGTAAATAGAGCAATTGTCTTTGGGCAGGCTAAGGTCTAAACTTATGCGACCTGCTTTATTTTCTTACTTGTTGTAAGAGAATTTGAAGTGAGAGTAAAACAAATGAGTCATTGCATTGTTCTGTGTGACCAATCTCCTTGGATGCTGTTCCCAGAACTACAGCAAGAGCTGTCCACAGATATTATTGGCCAATGTCTTCATACCTTGGTCAGGACAGAAACCCCACTTGCGGTCATCATCGTAACTCTTGGTGGTACCGCACCACATCTTGCCGTCGCTGCGTCCAGAGGAGGTGCAGCTGTCATAGGTGTCTCCCAGAAAGGTGAAAGGGAAGACACAGGGGCTTCCCTCTGCGTTTCCTCCCACCGTTGACATAGCTGGAGATAGTaacgaaacacaaaactgtAACAATGAAATGTATAGAGAACGTATTCACTTCATGTTCTTGTAAACTTGTTCATATGCCAAAATGTTTCCCCAGAAAGGTTTGGTTTGTACTGTATCATGAAATGAGTGCAGATGATGATGAAAACAACACCATGAAAGCATCtggcacaacacacacaacatcaaTAACTAATCCACTAGGCACTAAACCAAAAAGCACCCGCCCAgattgattttctttcaaagagaGATCATTTTCAATCTGGCAAGATTggttttgtgcttcattttttttttcttaaaatcatTTCTTATTCAGCACAAGCTCTCGCACAAGGCTTTGCAGAAAAACTACATTCCtaatcaaataaaaccagatGAAAGCTCCAATGGTTGtacctctgtctgtctatctcccTCCATACTACACAACTTCAACCCTCAAGCCAGTCCCTCTGACAGAATGGAAAATAAGCCCCGCCATTGCACATTAAAATACTTTCACAGCCATTCAGCCGACCACGAGCAAGGCCAAAAAACCCAAGCTAGAGGATTCCTGTAGACCAACAAATGGCAGGGCACCATTCACTGCACATCAAAATAAACAGAGCCAGTAAAGCGTAGTATAACTATtaatgcacacaaaaacacaaactgaagacAGTGCACCAGTATGCACACGTGTGAACATCtgtatgacagaaaaagacaccgAGACTTTATGTGGCAGGATCCAAGATTATTTTGTACCACAAAGTAATCTAGGATCCTGCCACAAAGTTTATGGACATATAATGGGCATAACAGACTGTAAATAGTCTGACTCACTAGATGCAGACTGTGGGTATAAGCTTGATACTGACCACATATCATATTTCACATGACATTCGCCTCCCCTTCCACTATCTGCATGTTTTCACTATAgtagacaacaacaacaacctccaagcagcaactacactctgaaaatgtcaagtttttaaAACGATTTGAAATGCACAATAAGTGAATGGTTGTAAAGATCTCAGAATAATATATTTACAACAATGTCTATCTAAACAGGAAAAAGCTCCATTTTCCTaacattttccaccaaaacagtccCCTGTTTTGATGGGCTACCATTGCTACAACGTGGCTTTCGCGCTTCCCAGAAttattgtgattggtttaaagagagatacaaacaagccacagcatattttgcttgtttttgttgttcccTTTTTCAGTATTATAATGTaggcagccagaccattctcccCAGTGCTGACACATGCAAGACTAGACAATAGATGACACCACCTACCAGTTTCAGGGCAGAAGCCATAGGTCTTGTCGCGGTCATAGTCCTCAGTAGTGGCACACCACCTGTAACCATCATCCCTGCCCTGAGTGGTGCATCCATCATACTTCTCCCCCTGAAAGGTGAAGGGGAATTTACATGGAGCGCCCTCTGCATTTCCTCCCAGGGTGAACAGCActgtgaaacaacaaaaatagtacTTTAGAGGATAAATCTGGCAAATCTGTGCACAATATATTTCTATAACGTCTAAGCTTACACGTGACTACACAAGATCCTTTGACCTCTGAGTGATGGGCTAAGGCTCCCTAAGAAGAAGAGAGGTTGGAATTAAAGAAAAGAGGCACAATGGAACATTTCTGCATCATAACAAAAGCCTAACAGAAGTACAGCTCCAGTGCAAACAGGCCTCACTCTTGTTCCCATCATATAAAACAACTTAGTACATGTGTACTTTGGCAGTAAGTTGAAATGGGCATGCGATCATGTTAGTACCATGGacagcaacacaacagagaTAAACAAAACGCTTGACAAAGCCCCATGTTCTAAAGTGGGGCAGTAACTTGGAAAAGAAATGTACCATAATCCActccaaacaaaaaacaacagtttcctGGCTTACTGTCCAACCTACTTTCTTCATGTCCAAAATCAGCAGAGCAGCTTTCAATATAGCAATAATCTGATATGAAATATTGTTTTGCCAGTATTTGAACACTGGCTCAATTCACAAAACTCCAAAATGTTTCGTCTGGTTCAATTAGATGCAAGTAGGGCATGAAACCAATGGTGCTCAGGTAAAGTGGAGCCACATAATAATTGATCTTTTCTGATACTAAGGCAAAATGTATAAGGAGACATCGCATTGTTAATTGATATACAGTAAGCgtatgtgtgtacatatataatatacaatGGTATATGTGAAAAAGGAGAACCTCTGGACAAACTTACATTCATGAGGGCAGAATCCGTATTTGCCATCTTCGTCAAAGTTGTAAGTGGTGGAGCACCACAGGAAGCCGTCGTCACGGCCCTGAGACGTACAGCTGTTGTACTCAGTGCCCATGAACGAGAAGGGGAATTTACAGAACTCTCCATCAGCATTACCAAACTTCACCTTCaccactgtcaaaaaaaaaaatgataaagatATATTGTAGTCATCCATTTTCTGAAATCATTGTTTTATGGTGTTTAATATGATAGACAGCCTACATTAAGCAAGTTTAAAGACCCTGTAACAAGTAGCAAGTAAAAGCCTAGAATAAGGAAAGCAGGCTTTGAAAATAGGTCTGCCAAACAGTGTAATGTAAAAAACATATGTAGCAGAATGAAAAAAGTATAGTTTTAATAGAAGAAAAAGTTCATCAAAGATATCTTCATCTGCTCATCTGCTTTGAGACATTTTTGCaccaggagggaaaaaaaataggtttaaaaATGATTCCTGCACAAATTATAAATCCAAACAAGAGCATCTGAATAATGGGAAATACTTGGAGAAAAACTATCTGGGTCAATGTGTGCAAATACTAATGTgtgcacatttgtttttctattcAGATTCCAGATGGCGGCAGTTTGTCACATCAAGTGCCAGAAAGTTCAGAGAAAGTTAAGACAGCCAAACAGAGTATTTGAGAGTCCTATTAGTATTATCAATGTCAATACCTCACCTGATATGTAGTAAAGCTTTCATATTCACATCCCTGTTACTATAGTGGTTACTTCTGTTTATTTTACCTTGGCCTTCTCCCAGTGTCCACTGCTCATCATCATCAAAATGGGAGTCTCCCCCAATTCCTGGCCCTGGGGCAAAAGCATGAGCCAAGAGGCCATCCTTTCCATCAAATGGGTAACCATCTCCATGCTCTGTGGATgacataatttaatattaaccaaaaagaaaaaaatcagagaaGATTTTCTTTGTTAAACAGTCCTAACTAGTACAAGTGTAAAGTTCCTGGACATTTCTGACATGATgagatatttgtgtgtgtattaccGTTCCTAGGACAACAATTTCACATCTTCTGAAGTGGCTGAcgttttatttgtgttctacTATAATAACTGGATTCTTTCTCGACAGGGTCAGCTTTGGCCAGATGGAATGATATCATAACATGGTGAGTAAACATGGAATGGTTATTTTCGCTGGAATGACTGGAATGACCTGTGTCAAGACCACATTTCCCTCTGTTTTATTAAGTGTTCCTAAAATACAGGATGGCAAAGCGTAGAGTCACTGCAACAACACATGTATTATTGCTCCTTGACCACTAGTTTACAAGACAGTGAACTTCTGATGAACCTTTTTAAGATTGTTAGAGTGTGTAAATTTATAATCTTTGAAATTTAATCCGAGATGTCATTTGTGTGCCCAAAGACGTGGTTGAAAAATATGCAAGTAACAATAAGCAGGGTGTTTTGAGGGCATATAGGCGACATTTTCCTACTAAATAAACCTAATTTGATAATGACATTTGAGTTTCAGACATCCACctgtttgcagatgtttttgttaatgtgcAGTGTATTGCAAATATCAAATATGTCATCTATATACTATATAGTGTGTACCGTCGTATCTATATGGCATACCATTGCGGCCAAAATTAATCATGATGTCAGCCTCTCCGTCCATGATGCGGGTGAAAGAGAGCGGCGTGACATCACTCCATACTTTGAAGGCTCTGAAGAAAGCATCATTTATAACTTCCTCATCCAGATCAGGAGTCCAACCCAGGATTCTACAAAGTGAcgagacaaacaaagaaaagccaGACAAACTCCATCAAATAACAGCAAGTATGTGCAATCAGGACAGCCAGGTTGGCTCTTTGCATGTCACATTTTGCAAGGCATGTACACCTATCACTGGAAGATCATGGAAAAGAAGCTTGGCCAACAACACTGTATGAGTCATCTGCGAATGTGCTTCCTGAAATAATTCTCAGCCACAACCCCACTTGTATGCCTGTCTGCACAGCCCCTTTCCTGCAAACAGTCTTAAGATCTCTTAGTTGTTATTGTCTTTGGCTTGCAGTCTTCTTTACAAACACACAGGCTGACGGGCTGGAATGATCAGGGCGCGCAAAACCACtgatataaataaactaaatccaCATTGTTGTAAACCtcaaacagaatgaaaacaaaggaCTTGACACATACTGTGTAGGAATGCTGATGTTAGCAAGACATGAGATGC
This genomic interval carries:
- the mmp2 gene encoding 72 kDa type IV collagenase encodes the protein MGSPTIFSCRRIVLKVFLLCFIAFQATNARPSPIIRFPGDDTTPKTDKEVALHYLNKFYGCPQDRCNLMVLKDTLKKMQKFFSLQETGEIDAKTVEIMKKPRCGVPDVANYNFFHRKPMWQKNDITYRILGWTPDLDEEVINDAFFRAFKVWSDVTPLSFTRIMDGEADIMINFGRNEHGDGYPFDGKDGLLAHAFAPGPGIGGDSHFDDDEQWTLGEGQVVKVKFGNADGEFCKFPFSFMGTEYNSCTSQGRDDGFLWCSTTYNFDEDGKYGFCPHELLFTLGGNAEGAPCKFPFTFQGEKYDGCTTQGRDDGYRWCATTEDYDRDKTYGFCPETAMSTVGGNAEGSPCVFPFTFLGDTYDSCTSSGRSDGKMWCGTTKSYDDDRKWGFCPDQGYSLFLVAAHEFGHALGLEHSQDPGALMAPIYTFTKDFRLSQDDIKGIQELYGVPTDKPLPPTQGPVTPMDICKEPVIFDAVAQIRGETFFFKDRFLFRSVNFRSKPNGPMLVATYWPDLPAKIDAAYENPVEEKTVFFAGNEVWMYKADELEKGYPKRLSSLDLPTDLQQIDAAFNFRKNRKTYLFAGDKFWRYDEDKKKMDPGFPKLIADSWNGIPDDINSAFSLNGIDYSYFFKGNHYFKLEDSSLKIVKLGEITKDWLGC